Proteins encoded by one window of Lutibacter sp. A64:
- a CDS encoding LutC/YkgG family protein, translated as MGREAILKSVQKNKPTLLPLPEIDFSLFEEELNLLETFKEKVTLVGASIVELNATTEIDAKIKKRYPNAKDIITCTQKSSLETVSVSEKTNPHTMASIDLAVIEGEFGVVENGAIWITENEFPIRVLPFITNDLVIVLDKQKLCANLHEAYKLIANRDRNFGLFIAGPSKTADIEQCLVIGAQGAMSLTVLLV; from the coding sequence ATGGGTAGAGAAGCAATATTAAAATCGGTTCAAAAAAACAAACCAACGTTGTTGCCATTGCCTGAAATAGATTTTAGTTTATTTGAGGAAGAACTTAATTTATTAGAAACTTTTAAAGAAAAAGTTACTTTGGTTGGTGCTAGTATTGTTGAATTAAATGCTACAACAGAAATTGATGCTAAAATTAAAAAAAGGTATCCAAATGCTAAAGACATTATTACTTGTACTCAAAAATCGTCTTTAGAAACGGTTTCAGTTTCAGAAAAAACAAATCCCCATACTATGGCATCAATTGATTTGGCTGTTATAGAAGGGGAGTTTGGAGTTGTAGAGAATGGTGCTATTTGGATTACGGAGAACGAGTTTCCAATTAGAGTTTTACCATTTATTACAAACGATTTAGTAATTGTTTTAGACAAACAAAAATTGTGTGCTAATCTGCACGAAGCTTATAAGTTAATTGCAAATAGAGATCGTAATTTTGGTCTTTTTATTGCTGGGCCTTCAAAAACAGCAGATATAGAACAATGTTTGGTTATTGGAGCTCAAGGCGCAATGAGCTTAACTGTACTGCTAGTATAA
- a CDS encoding glycoside hydrolase family 26 protein: MIKRQEFYTNNNFQNILTLLILSLFLYSCDSNKKEAVVKPILVDKNASNKTIELHTKLETISKNGFAVGHQDDTSYGLGWNYKDDPTTIKSDVEKVTGDFPAVFGFDLGWIEMDKSYNLDTVPFNAMRDLIIDAHKKGGIITISWHANNPVSEGSSWDQTIAVPNIIKGGDQREKYELWISRVANFIASLKYEGEAIPIIFRPFHEMNGSWFWWGGKNCDAKDYITLWRETVHLLRDTHNLHNLLYVYSPNKLNPSDTYLEYYPGDEYVDILGMDIYDFNNAEDYQKSVIHDLAIVREIATEKNKVYAFSETGLESIKTENWFTEVLYPVIENLGISWVLTWRNYDKKHHYMPYNGHINEADFIKFKKLPKTIFLKDLNNLNN; encoded by the coding sequence ATGATAAAAAGACAGGAATTTTATACGAATAACAATTTTCAGAATATACTCACACTGTTAATACTTTCATTGTTTTTATATTCTTGTGATAGTAATAAAAAAGAAGCAGTTGTAAAGCCAATATTGGTTGATAAAAATGCTTCAAACAAAACCATAGAGTTGCATACCAAATTGGAAACTATTTCAAAAAATGGTTTTGCTGTTGGGCATCAAGATGATACGTCTTATGGTTTAGGTTGGAATTATAAAGATGACCCAACAACTATAAAAAGTGACGTAGAAAAAGTAACTGGTGATTTTCCTGCAGTGTTTGGTTTTGATTTGGGTTGGATTGAAATGGATAAATCATACAATCTAGATACAGTTCCTTTTAATGCTATGAGAGATTTAATTATTGATGCCCATAAAAAAGGCGGAATTATAACAATTAGTTGGCATGCTAATAATCCAGTTTCTGAAGGTAGTTCTTGGGACCAAACCATTGCAGTGCCAAATATTATTAAAGGTGGAGATCAACGAGAAAAATATGAATTATGGATTTCTAGAGTAGCAAATTTTATAGCATCTTTAAAATATGAGGGTGAAGCTATACCAATAATTTTTAGACCTTTTCACGAAATGAATGGTTCTTGGTTTTGGTGGGGTGGTAAAAATTGTGATGCCAAAGATTATATTACTTTATGGAGAGAAACTGTTCATTTACTTAGAGATACTCATAACTTACATAATCTTCTGTATGTTTATTCTCCAAATAAATTAAATCCTTCCGACACCTATTTAGAGTACTATCCAGGTGATGAATATGTCGATATTTTAGGTATGGATATCTATGATTTTAACAATGCAGAAGATTATCAAAAATCCGTTATTCACGATTTGGCAATTGTTAGAGAGATAGCCACCGAAAAAAATAAAGTATACGCTTTTTCTGAAACAGGTTTAGAATCTATAAAAACAGAAAATTGGTTTACTGAAGTATTGTACCCAGTTATAGAAAACTTAGGAATTAGTTGGGTTTTAACTTGGAGAAATTATGATAAAAAGCATCATTATATGCCTTATAACGGACATATAAATGAAGCCGATTTTATCAAATTTAAAAAATTGCCTAAAACAATATTTTTAAAAGATCTAAATAACTTAAATAATTAA
- a CDS encoding sodium:solute symporter family protein: MELLHSVDILIIALYLVTIVVIGLVLRKRAQRSKDDYLLGGKSIPWYMLGLSNASGMFDISGTIWLVTLMFVYGVKSAWIPWLWPVFNQIFLMVYLSKWLRRSNATTGAEWIGTRFGFGKGAKMSHIIVVVFALVVCLGYLAYGFIGLGKFVEIFVPWEVVSNYIPFAIAPEYVPHFYGTLFTIFAVFYSLLGGMSGIVWADVVQFAIMTVAALVIGYLGFQAIGTGGLHVPEGWMSPFKGGLNMDWSTIIPEVTDKIESDGYGLFTYLILMMLFKGILVSVAGPAPTYDMQKILSTKSPAEAAKMSGFVSVILMPIRYLMIAGFAALALVYYDRLDLLNSTGNIDFELILPTAIKEFVPVGLLGLLLAGLIAAFMSTFAGTLNAAQAYLVNDIYLKYTKPEATASQIKNMNYLTGIVVVIVSIILGFYAENVNAILNIIVSVLYGSYVGANILKWHWWRFNGEGFFWGMVAGLGAAYIVPTHMFPDVNELYLFPILLIVSLIGSIIGTYSAPPTNETVLKEFYKNVRPWGFWKPVYEKLVAEDPNFKKNKDFGMDMFNVVVGIVAQTALVILPMYIIFRQNTPVYIAIAILVVCIYLLKKFWWNNLEKELD; this comes from the coding sequence ATGGAATTATTACATTCAGTAGATATTTTAATTATAGCATTGTATTTAGTTACAATTGTTGTTATAGGTTTGGTGCTTAGAAAACGCGCCCAAAGAAGTAAAGATGATTATTTATTAGGCGGAAAATCAATTCCTTGGTATATGCTCGGGCTTTCAAATGCTTCTGGAATGTTTGATATTTCTGGAACTATTTGGCTTGTAACTTTAATGTTTGTTTATGGTGTTAAAAGCGCTTGGATTCCTTGGTTATGGCCAGTTTTTAATCAAATATTTTTAATGGTTTACCTATCTAAATGGTTAAGGCGTTCTAATGCAACAACTGGTGCCGAATGGATTGGTACCAGATTTGGTTTTGGAAAAGGAGCTAAAATGTCTCATATTATTGTTGTAGTTTTTGCTTTAGTAGTATGTCTCGGATATTTAGCTTATGGCTTTATCGGTTTGGGAAAATTTGTTGAGATATTTGTTCCTTGGGAAGTAGTTAGTAATTATATTCCCTTTGCTATTGCACCAGAATATGTACCGCATTTCTACGGAACATTATTTACAATTTTTGCAGTTTTTTATTCGTTACTTGGAGGTATGTCTGGTATTGTATGGGCAGATGTTGTGCAATTTGCAATTATGACAGTTGCTGCATTGGTAATAGGTTATTTAGGTTTTCAAGCAATTGGAACTGGCGGACTTCATGTTCCTGAAGGTTGGATGAGTCCTTTTAAAGGAGGTTTAAATATGGATTGGAGTACTATTATTCCAGAAGTAACTGATAAAATAGAAAGTGACGGATACGGTTTATTTACCTATCTAATTTTAATGATGCTTTTTAAAGGAATTCTTGTCAGTGTAGCGGGTCCTGCACCAACCTACGATATGCAGAAAATTCTATCGACAAAATCACCTGCGGAAGCCGCTAAAATGAGTGGGTTTGTATCTGTTATTTTAATGCCAATTCGGTATTTAATGATTGCAGGTTTTGCTGCTTTAGCATTGGTTTATTATGATAGATTAGATTTATTAAATTCAACCGGAAATATAGATTTTGAATTAATTCTACCTACTGCAATTAAAGAATTTGTTCCCGTAGGTTTATTAGGCTTGTTATTAGCCGGGTTAATTGCTGCTTTTATGTCAACTTTTGCAGGTACTTTAAATGCAGCCCAAGCGTATTTAGTAAACGATATCTATTTAAAATATACAAAACCAGAAGCTACAGCTAGTCAAATTAAGAATATGAACTATTTAACAGGTATTGTTGTAGTTATTGTAAGTATTATTTTAGGGTTTTATGCAGAAAATGTAAATGCTATTTTAAACATTATTGTTTCTGTATTGTATGGAAGTTATGTAGGTGCCAATATTTTAAAATGGCATTGGTGGCGATTTAATGGTGAAGGTTTTTTCTGGGGAATGGTTGCTGGTTTAGGAGCTGCTTATATAGTGCCAACGCATATGTTTCCAGATGTAAATGAATTGTATTTATTTCCAATTTTATTAATAGTATCTCTTATTGGAAGTATTATTGGTACTTATTCAGCACCTCCAACTAATGAAACTGTTTTAAAAGAATTTTATAAAAATGTAAGACCTTGGGGATTTTGGAAGCCCGTTTACGAAAAACTTGTTGCTGAAGATCCAAACTTTAAGAAAAATAAAGATTTTGGTATGGATATGTTTAACGTAGTTGTAGGTATTGTTGCTCAAACGGCATTAGTAATTTTACCAATGTATATTATTTTCAGACAAAATACACCTGTATATATTGCAATTGCAATATTAGTAGTGTGTATTTATTTACTGAAAAAATTCTGGTGGAATAATTTAGAAAAAGAATTAGATTAA
- a CDS encoding glycoside hydrolase family 130 protein, whose translation MELTTGLKTLDKEKQHYIKLINKKNKPISKTNGIYRRYKNPVLTKDHTPIHWRYDLNPKTNPFGLERIGINATFNAGAIKWNNKYLLCVRVEGNDRKSFFAIAESPNGIDNFEFWDTPCVIPEIEGNPDTNVYDMRLTLHEDGWVYGVFCTERKDPNASAGDTSSAIANAGIVRTKDFTNWERLPDLISNTGQQRNVVLHPEFINGKYGLYTRPQDGFIDIGNGGGIGFGYVKDMSNPIVTDEKIFSNKVYHTVYELKNGQGPAPIKTSKGWLHLAHGVRNTAAGLRYTLYMFMTALDDVTKVIYHPAGYFMAPNYKETLGDVSNVLFTNGWIKDEDGTVYIYYASSDTRMHVAVSTVDILVDYVTNSPEDKFTSAGSVEIILELIKNNKGLY comes from the coding sequence ATGGAACTGACTACGGGATTAAAAACCTTAGATAAAGAAAAACAACATTATATTAAATTAATAAATAAAAAAAATAAGCCTATTTCAAAAACAAATGGAATTTATAGAAGGTATAAAAATCCCGTATTAACTAAGGATCACACACCAATTCATTGGAGGTATGATTTAAACCCTAAAACAAATCCTTTTGGATTGGAAAGAATTGGAATAAATGCAACTTTTAATGCAGGAGCAATAAAATGGAATAATAAATATTTGTTGTGTGTTAGAGTTGAAGGAAATGATAGAAAATCATTTTTTGCTATAGCCGAAAGTCCAAATGGAATTGATAATTTTGAATTTTGGGATACTCCTTGTGTCATTCCTGAAATTGAAGGAAATCCAGATACAAACGTATATGATATGCGTTTAACTTTACACGAAGATGGTTGGGTTTATGGTGTTTTTTGTACGGAAAGAAAAGATCCTAATGCTTCGGCTGGAGATACAAGTTCTGCCATAGCAAATGCAGGAATTGTACGTACAAAAGATTTTACAAATTGGGAAAGATTACCCGATTTAATTTCAAATACTGGGCAGCAGCGTAATGTGGTTTTACACCCAGAGTTTATTAATGGCAAATATGGACTTTACACAAGGCCTCAAGATGGGTTTATTGATATTGGAAATGGTGGTGGGATAGGTTTTGGTTATGTGAAGGATATGTCAAATCCTATTGTAACAGACGAAAAAATATTTTCAAATAAGGTTTACCATACTGTTTACGAATTAAAAAATGGTCAAGGTCCCGCTCCAATAAAAACTTCAAAAGGATGGTTACATTTAGCACATGGTGTTCGTAATACAGCAGCAGGTTTGCGTTATACTTTGTATATGTTTATGACAGCCTTAGATGATGTTACTAAGGTAATTTATCATCCGGCGGGTTATTTTATGGCTCCAAATTACAAAGAAACCTTAGGCGATGTTTCAAATGTGTTATTTACAAATGGCTGGATTAAAGATGAAGATGGAACCGTTTATATTTACTATGCTTCATCAGATACAAGAATGCATGTTGCCGTTTCTACAGTAGATATTTTAGTAGATTATGTAACTAACAGTCCAGAAGATAAATTTACTTCAGCAGGCTCTGTTGAAATAATTTTAGAGTTAATTAAAAACAATAAAGGCTTGTATTAA
- a CDS encoding AGE family epimerase/isomerase — MHKLAELVSVSLAKELQNILNYWSANTIDEINGGFVGERDHYNNLVPNASKGIILNSRILWSFSAASNHLKTTKYTSICKRAFNYLKAHFNDENSGGVYWELDAKGKPINTRKQVYAQAFMIYALSEYYLFSKSKEALNWAVELYNLIEKYAKDTDFGGYIEAFNKDWSPIADMRLSDKDKNEAKTMNTHLHVLEAYTNLYKVYENEDLKQNLTDLINLFLTKFLNANNNLNLFFDEQWNLKSSVVSFGHDIETAWLLIEAAKVIKDKKIISETERVAVLIADVFIAKGVDVDGGVMNEYEPETGTLDGDKHWWPQAEALVGLRYAYNITKNERYLEVASKILNFIQTKIIDKTNGEWFWRVNKNGELYTSEYKIGMWKAPYHTSRACIVLNEKM, encoded by the coding sequence ATGCATAAATTAGCAGAATTAGTTTCGGTTTCATTAGCTAAAGAACTTCAAAATATTCTTAATTATTGGAGTGCAAATACTATTGATGAAATTAATGGAGGTTTTGTAGGTGAAAGAGATCATTACAATAATTTAGTTCCAAATGCTTCAAAAGGAATTATTTTAAATTCTCGTATTTTATGGTCTTTTTCAGCAGCATCAAATCATTTAAAAACTACTAAATATACATCTATTTGCAAACGAGCATTTAACTATTTAAAAGCTCATTTTAATGATGAAAATAGTGGAGGTGTTTATTGGGAATTAGACGCTAAAGGAAAGCCTATAAATACAAGAAAACAGGTGTACGCACAGGCTTTTATGATCTATGCTTTGTCTGAATATTATTTGTTTTCAAAAAGTAAAGAAGCTTTGAATTGGGCTGTTGAACTTTACAATCTTATTGAAAAATATGCAAAAGACACTGATTTTGGTGGTTATATTGAAGCTTTTAATAAAGATTGGAGTCCGATTGCAGATATGAGATTAAGTGATAAAGATAAGAATGAAGCTAAAACTATGAATACGCATTTACACGTTTTAGAGGCTTATACAAATCTTTATAAAGTTTATGAAAACGAAGATTTAAAACAAAATTTAACAGACCTTATAAACTTGTTTTTAACTAAGTTTTTGAATGCTAACAATAATTTAAATTTATTTTTTGATGAGCAATGGAACCTTAAAAGTAGTGTAGTCTCTTTTGGTCATGATATTGAAACAGCTTGGCTTTTAATTGAAGCCGCAAAAGTTATAAAGGACAAAAAAATAATTTCTGAAACAGAAAGAGTGGCTGTACTAATTGCCGATGTTTTTATAGCAAAAGGAGTAGATGTTGATGGTGGTGTAATGAATGAATATGAACCAGAAACCGGAACACTAGATGGCGATAAACATTGGTGGCCTCAAGCAGAAGCCCTTGTTGGATTACGCTATGCTTATAATATTACAAAGAATGAAAGATATCTTGAGGTAGCATCTAAAATTTTAAACTTTATTCAAACAAAAATAATTGATAAAACAAATGGTGAGTGGTTTTGGAGAGTTAATAAAAATGGCGAATTATACACTTCTGAATATAAAATAGGAATGTGGAAAGCTCCTTACCATACATCTAGAGCTTGTATTGTTTTAAATGAAAAAATGTAA